In one window of Photobacterium leiognathi DNA:
- the metA gene encoding homoserine O-acetyltransferase MetA, whose translation MPIKIPDRLPATDILRSENIFVMTEKRAASQGIRPLKVLLLNLMPKKIETETQFLRLLSNSPLQVDVELLRIDNRPTKNTPQEHLDTFYRQFEMVKGRNFDGLIVTGAPLGLVQFEDVLYWEEIQIIMNWAKDHVTSTMFVCWAAQAGLKLLYDLPKRTRKEKLSGVYQHRIHDMHHPILRGFDDTFFAPHSRYADFSPDYLTQHTDLDILATSAQAGVYLAATKDKRNVFVTGHPEYDVDTLHNEFVRDTEQGMEPAVPVNYYPDNEPSNSPIASWRSHGHLLFSNWLNYCVYQQTPYDLEHFSEDSFTKDE comes from the coding sequence ATGCCAATAAAAATACCTGATCGCTTACCTGCTACTGATATTCTGCGTAGTGAAAATATCTTTGTGATGACTGAAAAGCGTGCTGCGAGTCAGGGTATCCGTCCATTGAAGGTATTGTTATTAAACTTGATGCCAAAGAAAATTGAGACGGAAACACAATTTTTACGTTTGTTATCAAACAGCCCACTCCAGGTGGATGTTGAATTATTACGTATTGATAATCGACCAACTAAAAATACACCTCAAGAGCATTTAGATACTTTTTATCGTCAGTTTGAAATGGTGAAGGGACGAAACTTTGATGGTTTGATTGTCACTGGTGCGCCGCTGGGGTTAGTGCAGTTTGAAGATGTTTTGTATTGGGAAGAAATTCAAATCATTATGAATTGGGCTAAAGATCATGTGACTTCTACTATGTTTGTTTGCTGGGCTGCACAGGCAGGTTTAAAGCTGTTGTATGATTTGCCTAAACGTACACGAAAAGAAAAGCTATCAGGTGTATATCAGCATCGTATCCACGATATGCACCATCCTATTCTTCGTGGTTTCGATGATACCTTTTTTGCGCCCCATTCTCGTTATGCTGATTTTTCTCCTGATTATCTTACTCAACATACAGATTTAGATATTTTGGCGACTTCAGCGCAGGCTGGCGTCTATCTAGCGGCAACTAAAGATAAACGTAATGTGTTTGTGACTGGTCATCCTGAATATGATGTAGATACTCTGCATAATGAGTTTGTACGTGACACAGAGCAAGGTATGGAGCCTGCAGTTCCTGTAAATTATTACCCTGATAATGAGCCATCAAATTCACCGATTGCCAGTTGGCGCAGCCATGGACATTTACTCTTTAGTAATTGGTTGAATTACTGTGTTTACCAGCAAACGCCATATGATTTGGAGCACTTCTCCGAAGATAGTTTCACTAAAGATGAATAA